The Chloroflexota bacterium genome has a segment encoding these proteins:
- a CDS encoding type II toxin-antitoxin system RelE/ParE family toxin: MEVTFRSKQLKLCYEESAKAVQKWGQAVGRKYITRINELYAVKDFQDAYNIRSMRLHALKGGRKGELSINLTGQWRLIVTKGETEEHVIVQNVSNHYED; this comes from the coding sequence ATGGAAGTCACTTTCAGATCAAAACAGTTGAAATTGTGTTACGAAGAGTCAGCCAAGGCCGTCCAAAAGTGGGGACAGGCCGTTGGGCGTAAGTACATCACCCGAATCAACGAACTCTACGCGGTCAAAGACTTCCAAGACGCCTACAACATTCGTTCGATGCGCCTTCACGCCTTGAAAGGAGGAAGGAAAGGAGAGCTGTCCATCAATCTTACAGGACAGTGGCGCCTCATCGTAACCAAGGGAGAAACCGAGGAACACGTAATCGTACAGAACGTGAGTAACCACTATGAAGACTGA
- a CDS encoding HigA family addiction module antitoxin: MKTETSRVYSDMPIPPGEVLEEEIEARGMTQKELAARLGKPAQAVNEIIKGKKAITPDTAIGLGKVLGISPHFWSTLEADYRMTLARNREREAIAANVQWLDEYPIREMIRRGWIQAGRDKESKLEALLSFLGVADAKPQVYQEAVGFRITEAGQQNISMGALAAWLRKGELEAEEVQTAAYDEDAFRQALVAIRSMTEDPPEEFDPAMRALCAGAGVAFCVVQELPKSGANGATRWLSQQKALIQMSLRNKWADIFWFSFFHEACHLLNHRSLRRVVIDGLNSDPDMAEIESEADRFARDFIIPPRQWSEFCNAGLFTPNPVREFAQSVGVAPFIVVGRLQKEDLIGYSQLTSLKRRYEWVADSNS, translated from the coding sequence ATGAAGACTGAAACTTCGCGTGTGTACTCCGACATGCCAATTCCTCCGGGCGAAGTGCTTGAGGAGGAAATCGAGGCTCGCGGCATGACCCAGAAGGAGCTTGCGGCGAGGCTTGGCAAACCTGCACAGGCAGTAAACGAGATTATCAAGGGGAAGAAGGCCATTACCCCAGACACTGCGATAGGTCTCGGGAAAGTGCTAGGTATTAGCCCGCATTTCTGGAGCACTCTCGAAGCCGACTATCGCATGACTCTGGCTCGGAACCGAGAGCGGGAAGCAATTGCGGCTAACGTGCAATGGCTGGATGAATATCCAATCAGGGAGATGATCAGGCGCGGTTGGATACAGGCCGGGCGGGACAAAGAGAGCAAACTAGAGGCTTTGCTGAGCTTTCTTGGAGTAGCCGACGCCAAGCCGCAGGTGTACCAGGAAGCGGTCGGCTTTCGCATTACTGAGGCTGGGCAGCAGAATATCTCTATGGGTGCTCTTGCGGCCTGGCTCCGCAAGGGGGAGCTTGAAGCGGAGGAAGTGCAGACGGCTGCGTACGACGAGGACGCTTTCCGTCAGGCTCTCGTCGCCATCAGAAGTATGACCGAAGACCCACCGGAGGAATTCGATCCAGCCATGAGAGCGCTTTGCGCGGGAGCAGGGGTAGCGTTCTGCGTGGTTCAAGAATTGCCCAAGAGCGGTGCAAATGGCGCCACACGGTGGCTGTCCCAGCAAAAGGCTCTGATTCAGATGAGCCTCCGCAACAAATGGGCCGACATCTTTTGGTTCAGCTTTTTCCACGAAGCCTGCCACTTGCTGAATCACCGCAGTCTAAGACGCGTGGTGATTGACGGTCTAAACTCCGACCCAGACATGGCAGAGATTGAGTCAGAAGCAGACCGGTTCGCCAGAGATTTCATCATCCCGCCAAGGCAATGGAGCGAATTCTGCAACGCGGGCCTCTTCACGCCAAACCCCGTTAGGGAATTCGCGCAATCGGTTGGGGTAGCCCCGTTTATAGTCGTGGGAAGACTACAGAAGGAAGATTTGATTGGCTATAGCCAACTTACGTCACTGAAACGACGGTACGAATGGGTGGCCGACTCAAACAGCTAG
- a CDS encoding N-6 DNA methylase translates to MSLNEDRLQEVVAELLSRPGHEKVRSLVYDLLVQGLGATSEQVRFEEHIREVRGRADALLGRTILEFKRNLRVELGDAEEQLARYIGQRQRDTGEHYIGITTDGAEFIAYELRDETLAELAKFTPTLDDPGACLAWLDTAVAIQPEIPPEPEAVRKELGRQSLAYHVARTNLGRLWQEVKTTPDVELKRTLWADLLQMVYGESVDADDLFFQHTYLTVVAKTMATRALGIPLPPPADLLSGKAFRDASITGAVESDFFDWILDAPEGDALVSRIAAQAGRFRLQDVQQDVLKELYESLIDPAQRHQLGEYYTPDWLADLMVREVVTNPLEQRVLDPSCGSGTFLFHSVRHFLEAADMNGCDNASALAECTRKVLGVDIHPVAALIARVTYLLALGPERLIGNRGSLAIPVYLGDSLQWNTEGFITGRDVVVRVPDGPRLHFPAAIVADVAHFDEIVQRMLDYSERGAPATDLQSWLQREDIGDEWGRGRLAETYQHLCDLRAAGRDHIWGYVVRNQARPVWLSTNDQRADVIIGNPPWLAYRYMSRAMQRRFREESQRRNLWSGGNVATHQDLSAYFYACCAELYAKPGGTLAFVLPYATLHRKQYEGFRSGVFGVGDVVFAQAAIRQAWTFDESVQPLFPVPSCVLIGRVGDTSALPKQVAAYTGTLPRRDATPEQAAQYLSHAPVPWPTGGKRTGGSAYRAKFRNGATLFPRMLCIVEEVSSVGVLGSAADAPILRSRRTRQEKEPWKGLPSLQQQMEKQFVQPVYLGESVAPYRLLRPVDGIIPWDPDGKRLLDAQAAQQAGYPHLGAWLTEAERLWDTHGAGRMSFSEQLDYFGKLRAQFPTPSVRVVYAASGKLSAATILTDREGVLEHKLYWAATGKREAQYLIAIINSEAARSRVAHMQSRGQWGTRDFDKLMFELPIPLFNVKDPLHRKLAAAAARAAKVAANVPLKEGMYFVTARKHIRSALKNDGIAQEIEELVTRLLAVPEA, encoded by the coding sequence ATGTCGCTGAATGAAGACCGACTGCAAGAAGTCGTCGCCGAGCTTCTCAGCCGCCCAGGACATGAGAAGGTGCGGTCGCTTGTCTATGACTTGCTGGTGCAGGGGCTTGGGGCGACCAGCGAGCAGGTTCGTTTCGAGGAGCACATCCGTGAGGTGCGCGGTCGGGCCGATGCCTTGCTTGGCCGCACCATTCTGGAATTTAAGCGAAATCTGCGGGTTGAGCTAGGGGATGCAGAGGAGCAATTAGCGCGCTATATCGGTCAACGTCAACGGGATACCGGCGAACACTACATCGGCATCACAACCGATGGAGCGGAATTCATTGCCTACGAATTGCGCGATGAAACGCTTGCTGAGCTGGCAAAGTTCACACCTACGTTAGACGATCCCGGCGCCTGTCTTGCCTGGCTGGATACCGCCGTCGCAATCCAGCCGGAGATCCCGCCCGAACCAGAGGCCGTACGCAAGGAACTGGGGCGCCAGAGCTTAGCCTATCACGTTGCCCGCACAAACCTAGGGCGGCTATGGCAGGAAGTGAAGACGACGCCGGACGTGGAACTAAAGCGCACGCTGTGGGCGGACTTACTCCAGATGGTCTACGGCGAATCGGTGGATGCTGACGACCTGTTCTTCCAGCACACTTATCTCACCGTAGTTGCCAAGACGATGGCCACGCGGGCGCTCGGCATTCCCCTGCCTCCGCCCGCCGACCTGCTTTCCGGCAAGGCCTTTCGCGACGCGAGTATCACCGGCGCGGTAGAATCGGACTTCTTCGATTGGATTCTGGATGCGCCGGAAGGAGACGCCCTCGTAAGCCGCATCGCCGCCCAAGCCGGACGCTTTCGCCTGCAGGACGTGCAGCAAGACGTCTTAAAGGAACTCTATGAATCGCTGATCGATCCGGCTCAACGCCACCAACTCGGCGAGTACTACACGCCTGACTGGCTGGCGGACCTCATGGTGCGAGAGGTGGTAACCAACCCCCTTGAGCAGCGCGTGCTCGATCCATCCTGCGGCTCCGGCACGTTTCTCTTCCACTCCGTGCGCCACTTCCTAGAGGCGGCGGACATGAACGGGTGTGACAACGCCTCCGCGCTGGCGGAGTGTACGCGCAAGGTATTGGGCGTGGATATCCACCCGGTGGCGGCGCTCATCGCCCGCGTGACCTATCTGCTGGCGTTGGGTCCGGAACGCCTGATCGGCAACCGAGGCAGTCTAGCAATCCCGGTTTACTTGGGAGATTCCTTGCAGTGGAATACTGAAGGCTTCATCACCGGACGCGACGTTGTGGTCCGAGTGCCAGACGGACCGCGCTTGCACTTTCCTGCCGCAATTGTGGCAGACGTTGCCCATTTCGATGAGATCGTCCAGAGGATGCTTGACTATAGCGAGCGCGGCGCTCCGGCAACAGACCTCCAGTCTTGGTTGCAGCGCGAGGATATTGGTGACGAATGGGGACGGGGCAGACTTGCAGAAACGTATCAGCACCTTTGTGACTTGCGGGCCGCGGGTCGCGATCACATCTGGGGCTATGTGGTGCGGAATCAGGCGCGTCCGGTGTGGCTCTCTACAAACGACCAACGGGCCGATGTCATCATTGGCAACCCTCCCTGGCTGGCCTATCGCTACATGTCACGCGCCATGCAACGCCGTTTTCGCGAGGAGAGCCAGCGCCGCAATCTCTGGTCGGGCGGCAACGTGGCCACGCACCAAGACCTCTCCGCGTATTTCTACGCTTGCTGCGCGGAACTCTATGCCAAACCGGGCGGTACGCTGGCCTTTGTCCTGCCGTATGCGACGTTGCACCGCAAACAATACGAGGGTTTCCGCAGCGGAGTTTTTGGAGTAGGGGACGTGGTGTTTGCTCAGGCCGCAATTCGGCAAGCCTGGACGTTTGACGAGTCTGTGCAGCCGCTCTTTCCCGTGCCGTCGTGCGTGCTCATCGGGCGCGTAGGCGATACTAGCGCGCTGCCAAAGCAAGTCGCAGCGTACACGGGCACGCTTCCCCGGCGCGACGCCACACCTGAACAGGCGGCGCAGTACCTTTCGCACGCCCCAGTACCGTGGCCTACCGGCGGGAAACGTACCGGCGGATCGGCCTATCGGGCGAAGTTCCGCAACGGCGCTACGCTTTTCCCCCGCATGCTGTGCATTGTAGAAGAAGTCTCCTCGGTGGGTGTCTTAGGGAGTGCGGCGGACGCGCCCATCCTGCGGAGCCGTCGTACACGCCAAGAGAAAGAACCATGGAAAGGCCTACCGTCCCTTCAACAACAAATGGAGAAGCAATTCGTGCAGCCGGTCTACCTCGGTGAATCCGTTGCGCCGTATCGCCTACTTCGGCCCGTAGACGGCATCATTCCCTGGGATCCTGACGGTAAGCGTCTGCTCGATGCCCAGGCCGCGCAACAGGCCGGCTATCCCCACCTCGGCGCGTGGCTGACAGAGGCGGAACGTCTGTGGGACACCCACGGCGCGGGACGTATGTCGTTCAGCGAGCAACTGGACTACTTTGGCAAACTCAGGGCACAGTTCCCGACGCCGTCAGTGCGAGTGGTCTATGCCGCTTCCGGCAAGCTATCTGCGGCCACCATTCTCACGGATAGAGAAGGGGTTCTGGAGCATAAGTTATATTGGGCCGCCACCGGCAAACGCGAGGCGCAGTACCTGATTGCTATCATCAATAGTGAGGCCGCGCGCAGCCGTGTGGCCCACATGCAAAGCCGCGGCCAATGGGGCACGCGAGACTTCGATAAGCTCATGTTCGAGTTGCCCATTCCCCTCTTCAATGTCAAAGATCCCCTACACCGTAAACTCGCCGCGGCCGCCGCCCGCGCCGCCAAGGTCGCCGCCAACGTCCCCCTCAAAGAAGGAATGTACTTCGTCACCGCCCGCAAGCACATCCGCTCCGCTCTCAAGAACGACGGCATCGCGCAGGAAATCGAGGAGTTGGTGACAAGGTTGCTCGCTGTCCCTGAAGCTTAG
- a CDS encoding DUF1883 domain-containing protein, with amino-acid sequence MNFTHYDLGQLKGGEIVEVTLSGNAANVRLLDNSNLSSYRNGRQHRYHGGLARKSPIRLSIPRSGHWHVTVDMQGLRGNVRSSARVLPSALPPLREAPLSQVPSLVQNPMSDDSPDTAREYDVFISHASEDKDEIVRPMANALVAEGLVVWYDEFELRIGDSLRRKIDHGLAKSRVGLVVVSEAFIAKGWTNYELDGIITRVADGNQVLLPIWHNISKDAVVEYSPSLADKIARSTATHTIEEIATEIADLIQSRST; translated from the coding sequence ATGAATTTCACTCACTATGATCTTGGTCAACTCAAAGGCGGTGAGATTGTCGAGGTCACCCTCTCTGGAAACGCAGCCAATGTCAGGTTACTCGACAACTCAAACCTGAGTAGCTATCGCAATGGCCGGCAACACAGATACCATGGCGGATTAGCGAGGAAGTCTCCTATTCGGTTGTCGATCCCACGTTCAGGTCACTGGCATGTGACAGTTGACATGCAGGGCTTACGAGGTAATGTTCGTTCTTCCGCGCGAGTACTTCCAAGTGCTCTGCCTCCGCTCCGAGAGGCTCCCCTATCTCAAGTACCCAGTTTGGTCCAGAATCCTATGTCTGATGATTCACCAGATACTGCCAGGGAATACGACGTGTTCATCTCACATGCATCCGAGGACAAGGACGAGATTGTACGCCCTATGGCTAATGCACTCGTAGCGGAGGGGTTAGTTGTTTGGTATGACGAATTTGAACTGCGGATAGGGGACAGTCTGCGTCGCAAGATAGACCATGGACTCGCCAAATCTCGGGTTGGGCTCGTAGTGGTATCTGAGGCATTCATCGCAAAGGGATGGACCAACTACGAGCTTGATGGAATCATCACAAGAGTCGCAGATGGAAACCAAGTTCTACTTCCCATCTGGCATAACATCTCCAAGGATGCCGTAGTCGAATATAGTCCGTCTTTAGCAGATAAAATTGCCCGCAGTACTGCGACACATACCATTGAGGAAATAGCCACGGAGATTGCGGATCTGATTCAATCTCGTTCTACGTAA
- a CDS encoding extracellular solute-binding protein, translating into MKSRFSRRTILGGMGVGIAATFAAACGAAAGTAPAGDTPAESEEMEAKDTMMEKQKVLYWSHTTQPFHEDIGAEMVAEFNASQDEVEVFAVGTAYGDTKSKLPTVVAAGSAPDISFLDRYITKSHAAVGATMDITPFVKASAVMQPDDIWERILNDVTYKGRHFGWPWGPDTRTLFLNHDILIEVGLDPEEPIGNWEDFHNASSRIHTLEGENITRLGFVPNWGSAGIIAGWMIPYWQQGMDLTSADESKATMDNAEMVAALEHSTRFYDAQGGWDAVQAFRGDISPALVFTGGGVGMFFDTYSTPKNTAFAEEYAKINYSVVFEPYPDDGEPATYGGGWSNVIPTGAKSAEGAFKFLEFLFMEPQDRRWADRWDRIPVRKSVGRSEEFIQGDPDRAHAIDEMPGAHWVVTAAGGPDILGAHIQLSRDAWQHLKTIPEAIKEAEQKTQQLMDEWEANSVVQ; encoded by the coding sequence ATGAAATCTCGTTTTTCGAGACGAACCATCCTCGGCGGCATGGGCGTCGGCATCGCTGCCACGTTCGCGGCGGCCTGCGGCGCGGCTGCCGGCACGGCTCCGGCCGGCGACACGCCGGCAGAGTCCGAGGAGATGGAAGCCAAAGACACCATGATGGAGAAGCAGAAGGTGCTCTATTGGTCCCACACGACGCAGCCTTTCCATGAGGACATTGGCGCCGAGATGGTCGCTGAGTTCAACGCGTCACAGGATGAGGTCGAGGTATTTGCCGTCGGTACCGCGTACGGCGATACCAAGAGCAAGCTTCCCACCGTGGTTGCGGCGGGCAGCGCCCCTGATATCTCGTTCCTGGACCGCTACATCACGAAGTCGCATGCCGCAGTAGGCGCGACTATGGACATCACGCCGTTCGTGAAGGCTTCCGCCGTGATGCAGCCGGACGACATTTGGGAGCGCATTCTCAATGACGTGACGTATAAAGGCCGCCACTTTGGCTGGCCGTGGGGCCCGGACACCCGCACGCTCTTCCTGAACCACGACATCCTGATCGAGGTCGGCCTCGATCCGGAAGAACCGATCGGGAACTGGGAAGACTTTCACAACGCGTCGAGCAGGATCCACACGTTGGAAGGCGAGAACATTACCCGCCTGGGCTTTGTGCCAAACTGGGGCAGCGCCGGTATCATTGCCGGTTGGATGATTCCTTATTGGCAGCAAGGCATGGATCTCACCAGCGCTGACGAGTCCAAGGCCACCATGGACAATGCGGAGATGGTTGCGGCGCTGGAGCACAGCACCCGCTTCTACGACGCGCAGGGCGGCTGGGACGCCGTGCAGGCCTTCCGCGGCGATATCTCGCCAGCACTCGTGTTTACCGGCGGTGGCGTCGGCATGTTCTTTGATACCTACAGCACGCCCAAGAATACGGCGTTCGCTGAGGAATACGCCAAGATTAACTACAGCGTAGTATTTGAGCCGTATCCGGACGACGGCGAGCCCGCGACCTACGGCGGTGGCTGGTCCAACGTCATTCCTACCGGCGCGAAGTCCGCTGAGGGCGCATTCAAGTTCCTCGAGTTCCTCTTCATGGAGCCGCAGGACCGCCGCTGGGCCGATCGCTGGGACCGCATTCCGGTGCGCAAGTCCGTTGGCCGGAGCGAAGAGTTCATCCAGGGTGACCCCGACCGCGCACACGCCATCGACGAGATGCCGGGCGCGCACTGGGTGGTCACCGCAGCCGGCGGCCCGGACATTCTCGGCGCGCACATCCAGCTCAGCCGGGATGCCTGGCAGCACCTGAAGACCATTCCCGAGGCCATCAAAGAGGCCGAGCAAAAGACCCAGCAACTGATGGACGAGTGGGAAGCCAACTCCGTCGTACAGTAA